The DNA region GAAACTAAATATACACAAATTCTCTCTTTCCCATTATTGCACACACCGCTTAAAGTATTTCCAGTCAGATGTCACTCCCAAATATAGCATAtagggcgtggtggtgcacgcctttaatcctggcacttgggaggcagaggcaggcagatttctgagttggaggccagcctggtctacggagtgagtccaggacagccagggccatatagagaaaccctgcctcgaaaaaacaaaaacaaacaaacaaagacaccaTCGATCCAAATATAACATATAAAAGATTTACTAGAAATACAAAAGTATTTATCACTGATAACTCATATATTTTTAAGCAATAAATTAATAATCAAGTATTCACTCAGGATCTTTTACTTACCGGGACAATGTTGTTTTTCCAGAACCAGGGAGGCCTCGCAAAAGAATAAGTAATTTCTGCAATTTATTTAACTTCTCCTCTTGAAACCACTGGTTCACAAACCTGTCTGTTTCATTATGCTTGTCCATGGAAGGTTCTTGCCAGCACTCTCTGATTTCACAGAAACCATTATTCACACTTTCATCTTGTACACTGTAGCCATTTCTAAAAGGATGAACATTATTGCTAGTCACATCATAGTTAGCATATTCATCATTCTGATCAAAAGTCAAACAGCTCCAGCTATCCTGATAACTATCTACATAACATCCATTCTGCATCTGAGAGTCATCTTGCCCATGGAAAACATCTGGTGATGGATGTAGTGGGGCACcaaatctttgaaaattaaaataattaaaaccgGGAAGAGGATCATGGGGTATGACAAAAGGATGTATTGACTGCCATTCGGGcctgaaggaaggaaatgaagttTCACAAAATGTAGGTATCAACTGTTCATCACAGGGATAGTCTGGTTCATCCTCCAAGTACTCTTGATAACCACAATGTAACTCAAGAACATTACTGAGATCTTTATTTTCCTCCTCAGATTTTAAGGTATTACAGGCCCGGTCATAAGGAATAATTTGTTCTTTGGAAGGTTCTGGTTCCTTGCAACTGCCTTGGgaagcttcattttcattttccagttcttcaatttctttgtaAAACTGGGATAATTCCGTGTCGATCTCCAATTTTTTGGAGTTAgatttctgtttttcctcttgTCTTCTTTTGCTATCTATACTTCTGAAAGTATGTGTCTCACTCTTCCTTtcactgcatttctttttctcaggAGGTTTGTAAATGGGGCCTATGAATACTTTACTTGTGCTATAGATTTCATCATCCCTGGCCAGTGGTGAAAGCTTTCCATCCTGCAAAGCTGGTGAACCAGTGGATTCAGTACCACCTACTTTATTACCAGACATCTCCTTGTGCAAAGGCTTTGACACATCTGTACTGGTTTTGTCTTCCTGAGGACAAACACGTCTTCTGAAGTTAATGGTGGCCACAGGGACCctattatttctagttttttcttGGATTCTGTGACTGTCAGAACCACCTCGATGGGGGGAAACACCATCATCTGCAGctgatttcaattttttatagCATGGTTCCCTTGTTAGTTCTTTTCCGGGTCCCAAAAACTTAGCTTCAATTTCACTATAAGGCATCTGAAGAGTAAAGCATACAATTATTaggacacattttaaaaaaatataaacaaacgtGTTTTCACAAGAGGAATTCTAGAAAAGAATTTCTGATACAAGCATTTAATAGTAAGATCTTCCCAAATACAATCaaactgtaatttaaaaatcactaGTTTTAAGTAGTCATAATAATTTATGGGAGAAGTCTGAAATTAGTAACATCTAAAAATATATGTGCACCTCATTTTTTTGTAGGTACAGAAGATGAACTTATGATCTCATGGAAGCTAAACAAGCACTCCACTACAGAGTTATAtcctatgtcttttttttcatgttgtgAGAATGTCTAAGTTgacaagggtggccttgaattcactctgtagaataTAGTGATGCCCTGAACTTTCCATCCTTCTaaggtgctgagattacaagcctgTGCTACCAGTCCTATCTTTAAACAATCCATTCTAGAGTTTACGAAGCTAAATTTGGAAACTTCAACCcatattgtatgtatttatatgtgtatgtatagatacaGAATTGACATTTGTTTCTATATTGGCTATGGTACACTGTACAATGAATTCCTTCCTGTTTAAAATCATCAAGTCTTTTGGAGTATATGCTTCAATTTCCAAACTTCAATGATCTCTCTTTAGCATCCAAATACCAGATTAACTA from Mastomys coucha isolate ucsf_1 unplaced genomic scaffold, UCSF_Mcou_1 pScaffold22, whole genome shotgun sequence includes:
- the N4bp2l2 gene encoding NEDD4-binding protein 2-like 2 isoform X1 → MPYSEIEAKFLGPGKELTREPCYKKLKSAADDGVSPHRGGSDSHRIQEKTRNNRVPVATINFRRRVCPQEDKTSTDVSKPLHKEMSGNKVGGTESTGSPALQDGKLSPLARDDEIYSTSKVFIGPIYKPPEKKKCSERKSETHTFRSIDSKRRQEEKQKSNSKKLEIDTELSQFYKEIEELENENEASQGSCKEPEPSKEQIIPYDRACNTLKSEEENKDLSNVLELHCGYQEYLEDEPDYPCDEQLIPTFCETSFPSFRPEWQSIHPFVIPHDPLPGFNYFNFQRFGAPLHPSPDVFHGQDDSQMQNGCYVDSYQDSWSCLTFDQNDEYANYDVTSNNVHPFRNGYSVQDESVNNGFCEIRECWQEPSMDKHNETDRFVNQWFQEEKLNKLQKLLILLRGLPGSGKTTLSRILLGQSRDGIVFSTDDYFHHQDGYRYNVNQLGDAHDWNQNRAKQAIDQGRSPVIIDNTNTQAWEMKPYVEMAIGKGYRVEFHEPETWWKFDPEELEKRNKHGVSRKKIAQMLDRYEFQMSISIVMNSVEPTQKSIQSPLPLEGEQRWGASLRPT